The proteins below come from a single Spirochaetota bacterium genomic window:
- the queD gene encoding 6-carboxytetrahydropterin synthase QueD, with protein sequence MYILTIEDYISAAHQLKGYKGKCENIHGHNWKVEVSVYGQKLNDIGILIDFHDLKDILKAVLQEFDHKNLNDIKEFTQQNPSSELLSKIIYQKIEKMLKQYSINNSTHINVHSVTVWESATCRSTYQKKFF encoded by the coding sequence ATGTACATTTTAACAATAGAAGATTATATTTCAGCAGCCCATCAGTTAAAAGGGTATAAAGGAAAATGTGAAAATATTCATGGTCACAACTGGAAAGTAGAAGTATCGGTGTATGGGCAAAAACTTAATGATATAGGGATATTAATTGATTTTCATGATCTGAAAGACATACTGAAAGCAGTGCTGCAAGAGTTTGACCATAAAAATTTAAATGATATAAAGGAGTTTACCCAACAGAACCCCAGTTCAGAATTGCTATCTAAAATTATATATCAAAAAATTGAAAAAATGTTAAAACAATATTCTATCAATAATTCAACACACATTAATGTACACAGCGTTACTGTATGGGAATCAGCAACATGCCGTTCAACATATCAAAAAAAATTTTTTTAA
- the nhaC gene encoding Na+/H+ antiporter NhaC, translating to MKKKLPSFFDCIALLTITIILLFTGTVLFKIPIPLLLIIAATLAGIKSYLLGHNWSEIEGSIVNGIKGTLPAIMILLTVGILSGSFIASGTIPLLIDYGLKLIHPSWILPAAYIVCCISSLVIGSSWTTAATIGVALVGMAGAMHVSPAICAGAVVSGAYFGDKLSPLSDTTNLAPGVSETDLFSHIRAMMATTIPAWAIALTGFIVLNIYIVPDTNTRIEHIESLLQTLESSFNLHPVTILPLAIVFIMALLRFPAVVILLSGSTGAILVGWLAQSQSLLSVLQYAYSGYTIHTNNEIINNLLNRGGIVSFLETTLIILCATGLGGIWESGGYITSLHDNLLHKIKTSRMLIIATVITAVISNIIMAEQYLSIVMTGRIYKDAYRRKKLQPFMLSRSLEDGGTVTSPLVPWNSCGAFMSSALGVPTLHYLPYAFFNLVMPVVAIVLTAFGLFIYRKDD from the coding sequence ATGAAAAAAAAATTACCATCATTTTTTGACTGCATTGCACTTTTAACCATTACCATAATTCTTTTGTTTACGGGGACAGTATTATTCAAAATACCCATCCCGCTACTGCTTATCATTGCTGCAACGCTAGCAGGCATAAAAAGCTATCTTTTGGGACACAACTGGTCTGAGATTGAAGGCAGTATTGTTAATGGTATAAAAGGCACATTGCCAGCCATCATGATCCTTTTAACTGTAGGAATATTATCAGGCAGTTTCATAGCATCAGGAACTATTCCTCTGCTTATAGATTATGGCTTAAAGCTTATTCACCCATCATGGATACTTCCGGCAGCATACATCGTATGCTGTATAAGCAGTCTGGTCATTGGAAGTTCCTGGACAACTGCAGCTACTATTGGTGTAGCGCTTGTTGGCATGGCTGGTGCCATGCATGTATCTCCAGCTATCTGTGCTGGTGCTGTTGTTTCAGGCGCATATTTTGGCGATAAGCTCTCCCCTTTATCTGATACAACAAACCTGGCACCAGGTGTTTCTGAAACCGACCTTTTTTCCCATATACGGGCCATGATGGCAACTACCATTCCGGCATGGGCAATTGCATTAACAGGCTTTATTGTGTTAAACATATACATTGTACCCGATACGAATACCCGCATAGAACATATTGAATCATTATTACAAACATTAGAATCATCATTTAACCTGCACCCGGTAACCATACTGCCTCTGGCAATAGTTTTCATCATGGCACTATTGCGTTTCCCGGCAGTGGTTATATTACTATCAGGAAGCACTGGAGCAATACTGGTAGGATGGCTGGCACAATCACAAAGCCTGCTTTCGGTACTTCAGTATGCATATTCAGGCTATACCATACATACCAACAATGAAATTATTAATAATCTTTTAAACCGTGGTGGTATAGTAAGTTTTTTAGAAACAACACTTATTATCCTCTGTGCTACAGGTTTAGGTGGTATCTGGGAAAGCGGAGGTTATATAACATCATTACATGATAATCTGCTCCATAAAATCAAAACCAGCAGGATGCTCATCATAGCAACTGTTATTACCGCTGTGATTTCAAATATCATTATGGCTGAACAATATTTATCCATTGTTATGACAGGAAGAATTTATAAAGACGCATACAGGCGGAAAAAACTGCAGCCATTTATGCTTTCTCGTTCGCTGGAAGATGGTGGAACTGTCACTTCTCCACTGGTACCATGGAATTCATGTGGAGCATTTATGAGCTCTGCGTTGGGTGTGCCTACACTGCACTATCTGCCCTATGCTTTTTTTAATCTTGTGATGCCGGTTGTTGCAATTGTGTTGACAGCCTTTGGCCTCTTTATTTACAGAAAGGATGATTAA
- a CDS encoding rhomboid family intramembrane serine protease: protein MQSYYSFGSPITPSVKKIIIFTSVIYIIQLFGNIISPGFVETTFGIHHIGFIQQLKLWQPLTYMFLHGNFFHIFFNMFALWMFGSDLEELFGSRNFIKFYLYSGFGAGLCIALMNNYLFTHYSLNPITVGASGAIYALLLAYGMIWPNREVLLYFLFPIKMKYLLLIFGGIEFFGTLASTSGGGGNISHIGHLGGLITGFILLKSKFWYSKKAFFHSFDTIIRNYRLARHKKRIEERIKAKEIIDTLLDKITHYGYGSLTPEEKRQLEWARKHFYPSNNDTIH, encoded by the coding sequence ATGCAATCATATTATAGCTTTGGCAGTCCTATTACCCCATCAGTAAAAAAAATAATAATTTTTACATCAGTCATTTATATTATACAGCTTTTTGGAAATATCATCAGCCCTGGATTTGTTGAAACAACATTTGGAATACATCATATTGGCTTTATTCAACAATTAAAATTATGGCAACCTTTAACGTACATGTTTCTTCATGGCAATTTCTTCCATATATTTTTTAACATGTTTGCCCTGTGGATGTTTGGCAGTGATTTAGAAGAACTTTTTGGCAGCAGGAATTTTATCAAGTTTTATCTTTACAGTGGTTTTGGAGCTGGATTGTGTATAGCATTAATGAATAATTATCTTTTTACACATTACTCGTTAAACCCTATAACAGTTGGAGCCTCAGGTGCTATATATGCACTCCTTTTAGCCTATGGCATGATATGGCCAAATAGAGAAGTGCTTTTATACTTTCTATTCCCCATCAAAATGAAATATCTCTTATTAATATTTGGTGGAATTGAGTTTTTTGGCACATTAGCTTCAACTTCTGGTGGGGGAGGTAATATCAGTCATATAGGACATTTAGGTGGCCTTATTACTGGATTTATTCTTTTAAAATCAAAATTCTGGTATAGCAAAAAAGCCTTCTTTCATTCATTTGATACCATCATCAGGAACTATCGCCTGGCACGTCACAAAAAAAGAATTGAGGAGCGCATAAAAGCCAAAGAGATCATTGACACACTATTAGATAAAATTACCCACTATGGCTATGGGTCATTAACACCTGAAGAAAAACGTCAGTTAGAATGGGCTCGTAAACACTTCTATCCCAGCAATAATGACACCATCCATTAG
- the pepF gene encoding oligoendopeptidase F yields MQKNAKKIPTRNEIPAEHKWDLTPLFVSDSNWEEIYSKIEKSIPEYKKYEGKLAESFDAFLQAIEFDLSIGRDIDRLYTYAHLKSDEDTTNQNAQAMLQKAHSLAQRAAEASSFLVPEIQSLPETVISNYLKNNKISPYVFYIEKILRYREHTLSKEIEEILAMAHEVVIAPMEFFRKLDNADMRFGTITDEKGNMVELSHGNFITFLMNYSQDVRKNAFHTYYQAYDNHKYSIAQSLASSVKKDVFFSRVRKFKSCLHQALFPDNIPSTVYHTLIETVSGNLQPLFKYLLYRKEVLELPELHFYDTYVPLVADIPFSMEYEKACDVCTQALHILGDEYVSTLHNGLLGGWVDRYENRGKVSGAYSSGCYDSPPYILLNYDANTINSLYTLIHESGHSMHSYYSRKNQPYVYHEYTIFVAEVASTLNEILLSHYLLQQYSDNPRMQAYILNREIDEIRGTLFRQTMFAEFELLVHTMAENNKPLTFQTMTETYADLLHKYFGNTIVIDSQLHLEYLRIPHFYSAFYVYKYATGIAAALSLAKQIINNPAASQRYLEFLSLGGSKFPLDELRIAGVDMESPQPVIDALQYFDSLVDRFIAVHKKIH; encoded by the coding sequence ATGCAAAAAAATGCAAAGAAAATACCAACACGCAATGAAATACCAGCTGAACATAAATGGGATTTAACGCCATTGTTTGTGTCCGATAGTAACTGGGAAGAAATTTACAGTAAAATAGAAAAATCAATCCCTGAATATAAAAAGTATGAAGGGAAGCTGGCAGAATCCTTTGATGCATTTTTACAGGCAATTGAATTTGATCTTTCCATAGGACGCGATATTGACAGGCTCTATACGTACGCTCATCTAAAAAGTGATGAGGACACCACCAACCAGAATGCACAGGCCATGCTGCAGAAAGCTCACTCTTTAGCCCAGCGTGCAGCTGAAGCTTCAAGCTTTTTAGTACCTGAAATTCAATCATTGCCTGAGACTGTTATCAGTAACTATCTGAAAAACAATAAAATTTCTCCGTATGTTTTTTATATAGAAAAGATACTTCGCTACAGGGAGCATACATTATCCAAAGAAATTGAAGAAATTTTAGCAATGGCTCACGAGGTAGTGATTGCACCAATGGAGTTTTTTCGCAAACTTGATAATGCCGATATGCGCTTTGGCACCATTACCGATGAAAAGGGCAATATGGTTGAGTTGAGCCATGGCAATTTTATAACATTTCTGATGAACTATTCGCAGGATGTACGCAAAAATGCTTTCCACACCTATTACCAGGCCTACGACAATCACAAATATAGTATTGCACAGTCCCTGGCAAGCTCTGTAAAGAAAGATGTGTTTTTTTCGCGCGTACGAAAGTTTAAAAGCTGCCTGCACCAGGCACTGTTTCCGGATAATATTCCTTCCACCGTGTACCATACATTAATTGAAACAGTCTCTGGCAACCTGCAACCGCTCTTTAAATATCTTTTATATCGTAAAGAGGTATTGGAGCTACCTGAATTGCACTTTTATGACACCTACGTTCCCCTTGTTGCTGATATTCCATTCAGCATGGAATATGAAAAAGCCTGTGACGTATGCACGCAGGCTCTGCACATTCTTGGTGATGAATATGTTTCTACGTTGCATAATGGACTGCTTGGTGGATGGGTTGACCGCTATGAAAACAGGGGCAAGGTTAGTGGTGCTTACTCATCAGGCTGCTATGATTCACCTCCGTATATCCTTTTAAACTATGATGCTAATACCATAAATAGCCTGTACACACTCATACATGAATCAGGGCACTCCATGCATTCATATTATTCACGGAAAAATCAGCCGTATGTATATCATGAGTACACTATATTTGTTGCCGAGGTTGCATCTACCCTCAATGAAATTCTTTTAAGTCACTATCTTTTGCAGCAATACAGTGATAATCCGCGTATGCAGGCATATATACTCAACCGTGAAATTGATGAAATCCGTGGCACACTATTCAGGCAAACCATGTTTGCTGAGTTTGAGCTACTGGTGCATACCATGGCAGAGAATAACAAGCCCCTGACATTTCAAACAATGACAGAAACATATGCAGATCTATTACACAAGTATTTTGGCAATACCATTGTCATTGATAGTCAGCTACACCTGGAATACCTTCGTATTCCACATTTTTACTCAGCGTTTTATGTTTACAAATATGCAACAGGGATTGCTGCCGCACTTTCATTAGCCAAACAGATTATAAACAATCCCGCTGCATCACAGCGTTATTTGGAATTCTTATCGCTTGGTGGAAGTAAATTCCCGTTAGATGAACTACGTATTGCTGGTGTTGATATGGAATCGCCACAACCTGTCATTGACGCCTTACAGTATTTTGACAGCCTTGTAGACAGGTTTATTGCTGTTCACAAAAAAATTCATTAA
- a CDS encoding ACT domain-containing protein, with protein MAFQVSVFAENKPGKIERITSILAKHTINIRAITINDSGDYGIIKLLLDRPEDGCTALKEEGVAATLKEIVAVKIGDKPGSLHKVAAILKDHAINVDDAYGFTVKPHEESVFVFQVDNPKAAEKVLKDAGYQLLADKELYLL; from the coding sequence ATGGCATTTCAGGTATCAGTATTTGCTGAGAATAAACCCGGTAAAATTGAAAGAATAACCAGTATATTGGCAAAGCACACTATTAATATCAGGGCTATCACCATAAATGATTCCGGCGATTATGGTATTATCAAACTGCTGCTTGACAGGCCTGAAGATGGATGCACTGCCCTTAAGGAAGAAGGTGTTGCTGCAACATTGAAGGAGATAGTAGCTGTTAAAATAGGCGATAAGCCGGGCAGTCTTCACAAAGTAGCAGCAATCCTTAAGGACCATGCAATCAATGTTGATGATGCATATGGCTTTACGGTAAAGCCACATGAAGAATCTGTTTTTGTATTTCAGGTTGATAATCCAAAAGCAGCAGAGAAAGTCCTTAAAGATGCAGGGTATCAATTACTGGCTGATAAGGAATTATATTTGCTGTAA
- a CDS encoding HD domain-containing phosphohydrolase has protein sequence MHQIVNPKSSIAVLVVDDEESIRTILSRYLSLKGYTVLTAPDGNLAIEILHSQPVDLVLTDLMMPNVNGRELLQKMAALFPEIPKIVLSGYGTNEDMLVALKTGAYDFIQKPLTDFEILDKAVERAIESKLLKEERDRYIQQLTYLNDIIGFLNKGVSLEQIFDIIASRMKKAIPFNRLAIALINDAGLVETTLVSSDKPILIKPGSTFPLEESSLVIVAQTKKYDIINDLEEYSRKHHSEKAKLLLQEGMQSTMTIPLIAGGRLKGFLLFASCNKNAFLPEHVQFAETISGHIIFSLQRGELLHQLDMYNKKLEEIVKIRTHQLLKTQKATIFALSSLAELRDPETGFHLERIRGYCMLLAQIAKYSGGFLEINNQFLRDLYDSSILHDIGKVGIPDSILLKPGKLTHEEFEIIKTHTTIGYNSLKRASEEMGRDSFLNMAMDVTLYHHEAWDGSGYPCGLSGEDIPLAARIVTIADVYDALTTIRPYKAAFDHEKAIAIMNEESHRYDPKLFELFIQNANDFDEIRTKYQ, from the coding sequence ATGCATCAAATTGTAAATCCTAAATCATCAATCGCTGTATTAGTGGTAGATGATGAAGAATCAATCCGAACTATATTATCCCGCTATCTTTCATTGAAAGGGTATACGGTACTTACAGCTCCTGATGGCAACCTGGCAATAGAGATTCTTCATTCACAGCCAGTTGACCTTGTCCTTACCGATTTAATGATGCCCAATGTCAATGGCCGGGAACTTCTTCAGAAGATGGCAGCGCTTTTCCCTGAAATTCCTAAAATAGTGTTAAGTGGCTATGGCACCAATGAAGACATGCTTGTGGCTCTAAAAACAGGAGCATATGACTTTATTCAGAAGCCGCTTACCGATTTTGAAATACTGGATAAAGCTGTTGAACGAGCTATTGAAAGTAAACTTCTCAAGGAAGAACGTGACCGCTACATACAGCAGTTAACTTATCTTAATGACATCATTGGTTTTTTAAATAAAGGCGTTTCACTTGAGCAAATCTTTGATATTATAGCAAGCCGCATGAAAAAAGCTATCCCCTTTAATCGGTTGGCGATAGCTCTTATTAATGATGCAGGGCTGGTAGAAACTACATTGGTTTCTTCTGATAAACCAATATTAATTAAACCTGGTTCAACATTCCCCCTGGAAGAATCATCACTGGTAATAGTGGCACAAACAAAAAAATACGATATTATCAATGATTTAGAGGAATATAGTAGAAAGCACCATTCTGAAAAGGCCAAATTACTATTACAGGAAGGCATGCAATCAACCATGACAATACCACTTATAGCCGGAGGACGGCTCAAAGGCTTCTTACTATTTGCATCCTGCAACAAAAATGCATTTTTACCGGAACATGTTCAATTTGCTGAAACCATAAGTGGCCATATTATTTTTAGCCTGCAACGAGGTGAACTGTTACATCAGCTTGATATGTACAATAAAAAATTAGAAGAGATAGTTAAGATACGTACCCATCAGTTATTAAAAACACAAAAAGCCACAATATTTGCCTTGAGCAGTTTAGCAGAGCTCCGCGACCCTGAAACAGGCTTTCACTTAGAGCGCATCCGTGGGTATTGTATGTTGCTGGCACAAATTGCCAAATATTCTGGTGGTTTTTTAGAAATTAATAATCAGTTTTTACGAGACCTTTATGATTCTTCAATTTTGCATGATATTGGCAAAGTTGGCATTCCTGACAGCATACTCTTGAAGCCAGGTAAGCTGACCCATGAAGAATTTGAAATCATTAAAACACACACTACTATTGGGTATAACTCTTTAAAACGTGCATCTGAAGAAATGGGACGGGATTCATTTCTCAATATGGCCATGGATGTAACATTGTACCACCATGAAGCATGGGATGGTTCAGGATATCCCTGCGGATTGTCAGGTGAGGATATACCCCTTGCTGCCCGCATTGTAACCATTGCTGATGTATACGACGCCCTTACCACCATACGCCCATATAAGGCAGCCTTTGACCACGAAAAAGCAATTGCCATTATGAATGAAGAATCTCACCGTTACGATCCAAAGCTGTTTGAATTGTTTATACAAAATGCAAACGATTTTGATGAAATTCGTACAAAGTATCAGTAA
- a CDS encoding phenylacetate--CoA ligase, with protein sequence MYWNKEIETISRKDLEDLQLKKLQKALQAARTTPFYKKVFEEHKINIDKITTLDHIKDLPSTSKNDLRLSYPDGMVAVPRKEIVRMHASSGTTGKSTVIFYTAKDIKDWADLVARCMVATGATSDDVFQNMMGYGLFTGGLGLHYGAELLGCMVIPAASGNTLRQIQLMQDFETTIIHITPSYCLHLVEVIRAEGIDPYALTVKKAYLGAEPYSEATRKKIEEQFGIDAYNSYGLSEMNGPGVAFECTYKNGMHIWEDYYIVEIINPETGEVLPPGEEGELVLTHINRQAMPIIRYRTRDLTRLIPEPCPCGRTHYRIDRIKGRTDDMLIVSGVNVFPSQIETVLMKFPEVGNNYQIILDRENNLDRMHIKVELYSKLFHGDIKEIERIKNRLKEALKALITINPRIELLEPGSLPPSEGKAKRVIDNRML encoded by the coding sequence ATGTACTGGAATAAGGAGATTGAAACAATCAGCCGTAAAGACTTAGAAGATTTACAACTCAAAAAATTGCAGAAAGCATTACAGGCTGCCCGTACTACCCCATTTTATAAAAAAGTTTTTGAAGAACATAAGATCAACATTGATAAAATCACAACTCTTGACCATATCAAAGACCTGCCATCTACCTCTAAGAACGACCTTCGTTTAAGTTACCCTGATGGGATGGTAGCCGTCCCAAGGAAAGAAATAGTACGCATGCATGCCTCATCGGGAACAACCGGCAAATCCACAGTTATATTCTATACGGCAAAGGATATAAAAGACTGGGCTGACTTGGTTGCACGGTGCATGGTTGCAACTGGTGCAACATCTGATGATGTATTCCAGAACATGATGGGATACGGGCTTTTTACCGGTGGATTGGGATTGCATTACGGTGCAGAACTTTTAGGTTGCATGGTTATACCTGCAGCTTCAGGGAATACACTGCGTCAGATTCAACTGATGCAAGATTTTGAAACAACAATCATCCATATTACCCCAAGCTATTGCCTGCACCTGGTAGAGGTAATTAGAGCTGAAGGAATTGACCCCTATGCATTGACCGTCAAAAAAGCATATTTAGGAGCCGAGCCCTATTCGGAAGCAACCCGCAAAAAGATTGAAGAGCAATTTGGCATTGATGCCTATAATTCGTATGGACTCAGTGAGATGAATGGTCCGGGGGTTGCGTTTGAGTGTACCTATAAAAATGGTATGCATATATGGGAAGATTACTATATTGTTGAGATAATTAATCCTGAGACTGGCGAAGTACTTCCACCTGGTGAAGAAGGTGAACTGGTCCTTACGCACATCAATCGCCAGGCAATGCCTATCATCCGCTACCGCACACGAGACCTTACCCGTCTTATACCCGAGCCTTGCCCGTGTGGCAGAACTCATTACCGCATTGACCGCATTAAAGGACGTACTGATGATATGCTGATAGTAAGCGGCGTTAACGTATTCCCATCACAAATAGAAACGGTACTCATGAAATTCCCTGAGGTTGGCAACAACTATCAGATAATTTTGGACAGAGAAAATAACCTGGACAGGATGCATATTAAAGTTGAGTTGTATTCAAAGCTTTTCCATGGCGATATTAAGGAAATTGAACGAATTAAAAACAGGCTTAAAGAAGCATTGAAAGCACTGATCACCATTAATCCCCGCATTGAGCTTTTAGAACCAGGTTCGCTGCCACCAAGTGAGGGGAAAGCAAAGCGTGTTATTGATAACCGTATGCTCTAA
- a CDS encoding SpoIIE family protein phosphatase, translated as MISIQKFETWVLKPFFAIFNLISERITYTFAIAFTTSLGGFIIAAYIALFLYATVRFDVSNTGMDFVILFSGMTIFIYAPLYYIHFGLLEKVGVPCFTKRLSLINRYIANNTLHQTIDDTEAVRLLEALEHLPRDNMTAALIYPSIVMTGVCVYEAIKGAFTNALFLLLGISSAIFIYVFLTYIVAELLSGRMRRKVKWLLVKRSISFNERYILSIRGKFIFINIMVLVAMLELGLMVYYNNYDIFSPIPILFISITGFIVFIILFFYLLSIEESLSEIESAAIDLARGGSGSLFLPYLDKELINTSKGFLAAAYEVNDIRRNLEQKVEERTKELNRALMALKEKNDLIAKELKIAASIQQGILPHTPVVFNAIKVIAYNRASSDIGGDLYDIIRMPNDCLGVLIADVSGHGIPAALISTMVKISFHESCRKYMLPRRIFADVNKQLVNIIRTQEYATVFFMVIFPTYDVIYANGSHRKALVCKRNTGRLEYWDTGGIFLGALPNEEIGGLFEDNFGILEPGDRVFLYTDGLPESRNWNNEEFGDERVEKILMETLDMPIDDAKEYIIEQWEKFLGGTPPRDDMTFVLLELDPIMHSALQHREKGQQLFSEKKYALAIDELKRAVVMNPEDMTSLLLLARSYIYTHRYSNAVVHLTEYVAKIPDDSMAQYFLAIAHYKLRNYEEAYKAAEDSLALQPSYVPALYVMAAICASLHKTSDAIEYCNKILEADSGNIKAQKLLQKLSH; from the coding sequence ATGATATCCATACAAAAATTTGAAACATGGGTACTAAAGCCTTTTTTTGCCATATTTAATTTGATAAGTGAACGGATTACCTATACCTTTGCTATAGCATTTACCACAAGTTTGGGTGGTTTTATTATTGCAGCATACATAGCACTTTTTTTGTATGCAACTGTCAGGTTTGATGTCAGCAATACAGGCATGGATTTTGTTATTCTTTTTTCAGGCATGACGATTTTTATATATGCTCCATTATATTATATACATTTTGGGTTATTGGAAAAAGTTGGGGTTCCCTGCTTTACAAAACGGCTTTCTCTCATTAATAGATATATAGCAAATAATACACTTCATCAGACAATTGATGATACTGAAGCAGTACGCTTGCTGGAGGCACTTGAACATCTGCCGCGTGATAACATGACAGCAGCATTAATTTATCCCTCAATTGTGATGACCGGAGTTTGCGTGTATGAAGCCATAAAAGGAGCTTTTACTAATGCATTGTTTCTTTTACTTGGCATTTCTTCGGCAATATTCATCTATGTATTTTTGACCTATATTGTTGCAGAGCTTTTATCGGGCAGGATGCGCCGTAAGGTAAAGTGGCTTTTAGTAAAACGTAGCATTTCATTTAATGAACGATATATCTTAAGCATACGGGGAAAATTTATATTCATTAATATCATGGTTCTTGTGGCAATGCTTGAGTTAGGGCTTATGGTATACTACAACAATTATGACATATTTTCACCTATACCCATTTTGTTTATCAGTATCACTGGATTTATAGTATTTATCATTTTGTTCTTTTACCTGCTGTCTATAGAAGAATCGTTGAGTGAAATTGAGTCTGCTGCAATAGATCTTGCTCGAGGTGGTAGCGGTTCACTGTTTCTTCCCTATCTGGATAAAGAACTTATCAATACCAGCAAAGGCTTCCTGGCTGCTGCATATGAGGTTAATGACATACGAAGAAATTTGGAACAAAAGGTTGAAGAGCGGACAAAAGAATTGAATCGGGCCCTGATGGCATTGAAGGAAAAAAATGATTTAATTGCAAAAGAGTTAAAGATTGCTGCCAGCATTCAACAGGGCATATTGCCACACACACCAGTAGTGTTTAATGCAATAAAGGTTATTGCATACAACCGGGCTTCAAGTGATATTGGCGGGGATTTGTATGATATAATCCGCATGCCGAATGATTGCCTGGGAGTTTTAATTGCCGATGTGTCCGGACATGGTATCCCTGCTGCACTTATCAGTACTATGGTTAAAATTAGCTTCCATGAATCATGTCGAAAATACATGCTTCCAAGGCGCATTTTTGCTGATGTTAACAAACAGCTTGTTAATATTATTCGCACGCAGGAATATGCAACAGTATTTTTCATGGTAATATTTCCAACGTATGATGTCATCTATGCAAATGGATCGCATCGTAAAGCGCTTGTGTGTAAACGAAACACCGGTCGTCTGGAATACTGGGATACTGGTGGAATATTTTTAGGTGCTCTTCCCAATGAAGAGATTGGTGGGCTTTTTGAGGATAACTTTGGGATACTGGAACCTGGTGACCGTGTTTTCTTGTATACTGATGGGCTGCCTGAATCTCGCAACTGGAATAATGAAGAGTTTGGTGATGAACGGGTTGAAAAAATTCTGATGGAGACCCTTGATATGCCCATTGATGATGCAAAAGAGTACATAATTGAACAGTGGGAAAAATTTTTAGGTGGCACGCCACCACGGGATGACATGACATTTGTGTTGCTTGAACTTGATCCCATCATGCATAGTGCTCTGCAGCATCGTGAAAAAGGACAACAGCTTTTTTCCGAAAAGAAATACGCTCTGGCAATAGATGAACTAAAGCGGGCAGTCGTTATGAATCCTGAGGATATGACTTCATTATTGCTGTTAGCCCGTTCATATATATACACACACCGGTACAGCAATGCTGTGGTTCACTTAACAGAGTATGTGGCAAAAATTCCTGATGACAGCATGGCTCAATATTTTCTGGCGATAGCTCATTATAAGTTACGCAATTATGAGGAAGCATATAAAGCTGCAGAAGATTCGCTTGCCTTACAGCCTTCATACGTACCGGCGCTCTATGTAATGGCTGCTATATGTGCTTCCTTACATAAAACCAGTGACGCCATTGAGTACTGTAACAAAATTCTTGAAGCTGATTCTGGCAACATCAAGGCGCAAAAGCTGTTACAGAAGCTGTCGCATTAA